In Desulfovibrio sp. UIB00, the following are encoded in one genomic region:
- a CDS encoding MFS transporter, with the protein MLIRATRKLRINALLLGLGVLLVTLGFNVLLSVSTLNTLATDMVLSGYRSGAERLARDIERGMRFGKPLPSFAGMDEMLAELGQSAAGIKRVAIIDAGGATLYAQPAQGSAAEGILPSGTTSQTSEGKDGPQGAIKTADGYRLRIPLSNKTPVGHLLVDIDGKPINAATEDFLRLSSLLLAAACLVAGLILAGRLGLLTGQRAVGTSLSGMTRMLLIIIGTSQLLYACGTLVLFDTFVKQAVRTKADILAEGTGRDFEYLIHKGVDIASLRGKDQALEQLLAANSELAGAQLLTPEGTAVASAGNVPDPTLTVEKSLSTYWPSRFRQKQEVLRLQLAVQPQAITARISALALDLGASLLISFLLLLELSKLLGLIAQRNLPPDAAANALMGSHHSLAVQALRAAGFVFFLGYDMGISFIPLLARQLYEPFMGLSRDVAIGLPISAEMVSAGFALLFSGGFSLRYGWRKVFAAGTLAAAVGLMMGGMANSLHLLIMGRVATGFGFGLVLMAGQIGTLGKANAGAGLTSVFAGIFSGSICGSAAGAMLADHVSFQAVLATGSCTILLALFTVMLGKDPAEAAANSSGNAACQGSGAQTAAQGHMFSGCMQLLQDPRMHMILWLVGIPAAMCLTGFLHYLLPLRLANAHVDQSDIGRIFMLYGLCFITAGPLLGKWIDHRKDKSLFLTLTGLLSGITLLIAATATTMAGAAAAVISLGLAQCLAAPASMICILTLASAQTLGREKTASIYRGLERMGQVAGPVVFGIAVTVMAPASALLLMGGIVCALSLLFHLMWRLRTPAS; encoded by the coding sequence GTGCTTATCCGCGCCACGCGCAAACTGCGCATCAATGCCCTGCTGCTTGGGCTTGGAGTTCTGCTGGTTACTCTGGGCTTCAACGTGCTGCTCTCGGTTTCCACGCTGAATACGCTGGCAACCGACATGGTGCTTTCCGGCTATCGCAGCGGTGCTGAACGTCTGGCCCGCGATATTGAACGCGGCATGCGCTTTGGCAAGCCGCTGCCTTCGTTCGCCGGAATGGACGAAATGCTGGCGGAACTGGGTCAGAGCGCGGCGGGCATCAAACGTGTGGCCATTATTGATGCGGGGGGGGCCACACTCTATGCCCAGCCAGCTCAGGGCTCAGCAGCGGAAGGCATATTGCCATCCGGTACGACCTCACAGACCAGCGAGGGCAAAGACGGCCCGCAAGGCGCAATCAAAACCGCTGATGGCTACCGACTGCGCATACCCCTGAGCAACAAAACGCCCGTGGGACACCTGCTGGTGGACATTGACGGCAAGCCCATCAATGCAGCTACGGAAGATTTTCTGCGCCTGTCATCCCTTCTGCTTGCAGCGGCCTGCCTTGTGGCGGGGCTGATTCTGGCCGGGCGTCTTGGCCTCTTGACCGGGCAACGCGCGGTGGGCACAAGCCTTTCGGGCATGACCAGAATGCTGCTCATCATCATCGGCACATCGCAATTGCTCTACGCCTGCGGTACGCTGGTGCTGTTCGATACCTTCGTCAAACAGGCCGTGCGCACCAAGGCCGACATCCTCGCCGAAGGCACAGGGCGCGATTTTGAATACCTCATCCACAAAGGCGTGGATATCGCCAGCCTGCGCGGCAAAGATCAGGCCCTTGAACAGTTGCTGGCAGCCAACAGCGAACTTGCGGGCGCGCAATTGCTAACGCCTGAAGGCACGGCTGTGGCCTCTGCCGGGAACGTGCCCGACCCGACGCTCACGGTTGAAAAATCACTGAGCACCTACTGGCCCAGCCGCTTCCGCCAAAAGCAGGAAGTGCTGCGTCTGCAACTGGCCGTGCAGCCCCAGGCCATCACAGCCCGCATATCGGCGTTGGCCCTTGACCTTGGAGCCTCGCTACTCATCAGCTTTTTGCTGCTGCTGGAGCTTTCAAAGCTGCTGGGCCTAATCGCGCAACGCAACCTCCCGCCGGATGCTGCGGCGAACGCCCTTATGGGCAGCCATCATTCCCTCGCCGTGCAGGCTTTGCGGGCAGCGGGCTTTGTGTTCTTTTTGGGCTACGACATGGGCATATCGTTCATTCCCCTGCTGGCCCGCCAGTTGTACGAGCCGTTCATGGGCCTGAGCCGCGATGTGGCCATTGGCCTGCCCATCTCGGCAGAAATGGTCAGCGCGGGCTTTGCCCTGCTGTTTTCCGGCGGTTTTTCGTTGCGCTACGGCTGGCGAAAGGTCTTTGCCGCCGGCACTCTGGCTGCGGCTGTGGGCCTGATGATGGGCGGCATGGCCAACAGCCTGCACCTGCTTATTATGGGGCGCGTTGCCACAGGCTTCGGCTTTGGCCTTGTGCTCATGGCCGGGCAGATCGGCACACTGGGCAAGGCCAATGCCGGGGCGGGGCTCACAAGTGTGTTTGCTGGCATTTTTTCCGGCAGCATCTGCGGCTCTGCAGCGGGGGCCATGCTGGCGGATCATGTTTCGTTTCAGGCCGTTCTGGCGACCGGCTCCTGCACCATATTGCTGGCGCTGTTCACCGTGATGCTTGGCAAAGACCCCGCAGAGGCCGCAGCAAACAGTTCCGGCAACGCGGCCTGTCAGGGCTCTGGTGCGCAGACCGCTGCCCAGGGGCATATGTTTTCAGGCTGCATGCAATTGCTGCAAGACCCGCGCATGCACATGATACTCTGGCTGGTGGGCATACCCGCCGCCATGTGCCTGACCGGATTTTTGCACTATCTGCTGCCGTTGCGGCTTGCAAACGCCCATGTGGATCAATCGGATATCGGCCGTATATTCATGCTGTACGGCCTGTGTTTTATTACGGCGGGGCCATTGCTTGGCAAATGGATAGATCACAGAAAAGACAAATCCCTGTTTCTGACGCTCACAGGTCTGCTCTCCGGCATTACGCTGCTCATTGCGGCAACGGCTACTACTATGGCTGGAGCCGCCGCTGCGGTCATCTCCCTTGGGCTGGCCCAGTGTCTGGCTGCCCCGGCATCAATGATCTGTATTCTCACTCTTGCCTCGGCGCAAACTCTGGGCCGCGAAAAGACAGCCTCGATTTACCGTGGCCTGGAGCGCATGGGGCAGGTGGCGGGGCCAGTGGTATTTGGCATTGCCGTAACCGTCATGGCACCTGCCAGCGCGCTGTTGCTCATGGGCGGCATCGTCTGCGCGCTTTCCTTGCTGTTCCACCTGATGTGGCGGCTCAGGACTCCAGCGAGCTGA
- a CDS encoding DUF697 domain-containing protein, whose product MTKDTLENKVDGVEDQMACQAETAAETETCERACPSEEVVDAIIRKRVYGAIGIGFVPVPLVDFLGLSALQIELIHALAQAHGVEFKKERVKSIISSLCGGLLTTASVPLAASLLKSIPVIGFTAGAATISIMGGASTYALGWVFDRHFRKGGNLIDFNTEEAKTYFKEKVEEGKTFVGKIKNKMKKEAKNETAAEAPAKEADTNAA is encoded by the coding sequence ATGACAAAAGATACGTTGGAAAACAAGGTCGACGGCGTTGAAGATCAGATGGCCTGCCAGGCCGAAACCGCTGCTGAAACGGAAACGTGCGAACGCGCCTGCCCTTCGGAAGAAGTGGTGGACGCCATCATCCGCAAGCGCGTGTACGGCGCTATCGGCATTGGTTTTGTGCCGGTCCCCCTTGTAGATTTTCTGGGCCTTTCCGCCCTCCAGATTGAGCTTATTCACGCGCTGGCCCAGGCCCACGGCGTTGAATTCAAAAAGGAACGCGTCAAATCCATCATTTCTTCGCTGTGCGGCGGCCTGCTGACCACGGCAAGCGTGCCCTTGGCCGCCTCGCTGCTGAAAAGCATTCCGGTCATTGGCTTCACCGCTGGCGCGGCCACCATCAGCATCATGGGCGGCGCCAGCACCTATGCCCTTGGCTGGGTTTTTGACCGCCACTTCAGAAAGGGCGGCAACCTGATTGATTTCAATACCGAAGAAGCCAAGACCTACTTCAAGGAAAAGGTTGAAGAAGGCAAAACCTTTGTCGGCAAGATCAAGAACAAGATGAAAAAGGAAGCCAAGAACGAAACCGCCGCTGAAGCCCCTGCCAAAGAAGCGGACACCAACGCGGCCTAG
- a CDS encoding prohibitin family protein, producing the protein MKSVCANIREVLRRNRLRIIVAGVIATLLLLFLWPSIVISIKPGELGVLYARFRGGTQLQHTYEEGIHFIQPWNIMYIYDVRVQEETQNIDVLTVDGLTINVQISLRFQIIRDRLPNLHQEIGPLYRDKVVIPIMNSAVRQTIGSYRPDDLYSTARQELQDQMLVDAVEEMGRIPILIQGFVVKSITLPEVLREAIERKLIAEQDYLRYKYILLEAQQEARRKTIEGEGIKAYQTLVNENMTQNFLRYEGIQATKELATSSNAKVVVIGGKDGLPVILNADSPTGAGAPDAPNSGKAANQGAAPKASVQGAQQTPAKPDMPGTDAESPDQKRPDALRPGQVQPGQMRPEPGKTPPFRPNSHSGLRPQIQNESQSGAQYAPKYGPRNDSARQDSAASAEAQAPAGVGWIAPGESVSDYIQRLNKTLLQPHRGGAVRQ; encoded by the coding sequence ATGAAAAGCGTCTGTGCAAATATACGGGAAGTGTTGCGCCGCAATCGCCTGCGGATCATAGTCGCGGGCGTTATCGCAACGCTGCTGCTCCTGTTTCTCTGGCCGAGCATCGTCATTTCCATCAAGCCCGGCGAGCTGGGCGTTCTGTACGCGCGCTTTCGCGGCGGCACACAGTTGCAGCACACCTACGAGGAAGGCATACATTTTATTCAGCCGTGGAACATCATGTATATCTATGATGTGCGCGTACAGGAAGAAACCCAGAACATCGACGTGCTGACCGTAGACGGCCTGACCATCAACGTGCAGATTTCGCTGCGTTTTCAGATCATCCGCGACCGTCTGCCCAACCTGCATCAGGAGATCGGGCCGCTCTACCGCGACAAGGTCGTCATCCCCATCATGAATTCCGCTGTGCGGCAAACCATCGGCAGCTACCGCCCAGACGACCTCTACTCCACAGCGCGGCAGGAACTGCAAGACCAGATGCTTGTGGACGCAGTGGAAGAAATGGGGCGCATCCCCATTCTTATTCAGGGCTTTGTGGTCAAAAGTATCACCCTGCCCGAAGTGCTGCGCGAGGCCATTGAACGCAAGCTCATAGCGGAGCAGGATTACCTGCGCTACAAGTACATTCTGCTTGAGGCACAGCAGGAAGCCCGCCGCAAAACCATTGAAGGCGAAGGCATCAAGGCCTACCAGACGCTTGTCAATGAGAACATGACGCAGAACTTCTTGCGCTACGAAGGCATTCAGGCCACCAAGGAGCTTGCCACATCGTCCAACGCCAAGGTGGTTGTGATCGGCGGCAAGGATGGCCTGCCTGTTATTCTCAATGCCGATTCGCCCACTGGCGCAGGCGCACCCGATGCGCCAAACTCTGGCAAAGCGGCCAATCAGGGGGCGGCCCCCAAGGCTTCCGTGCAGGGCGCTCAGCAGACGCCTGCCAAGCCGGATATGCCCGGAACAGATGCGGAAAGCCCAGACCAGAAGCGGCCCGATGCCCTGCGGCCGGGTCAGGTTCAGCCAGGGCAGATGCGGCCCGAACCCGGCAAAACGCCCCCGTTCCGGCCCAATTCGCACTCTGGCCTGCGCCCTCAAATCCAGAACGAGTCCCAATCCGGGGCGCAGTATGCGCCGAAGTACGGGCCGCGTAACGACTCCGCAAGGCAGGATTCTGCCGCGTCTGCCGAAGCCCAGGCGCCCGCCGGGGTAGGCTGGATCGCCCCCGGCGAAAGCGTATCGGATTATATTCAGAGGTTGAATAAAACACTGCTGCAACCGCACCGTGGCGGCGCTGTCAGACAATAA
- a CDS encoding M15 family metallopeptidase, with protein MIACRKCDPLLFLQMLVLALGMLLPWHAQAAMHDGFVHVSDRCQNIIQEIRYFSSYNFVGERINGYLAPQAILTEPAANALCKAAAAAEEKGYTLKIYDAYRPQSAVDHFVRWGMNAADTRMKAIFYPQVDKARVFDLGYVATRSGHSRGSTVDLTLVDRMSGKEVDMGTPFDFFGAASHHGAKGLSPQQEANRAVLLGLMENAGFKRYEEEWWHYTLKNEPYTDTYFNFAVE; from the coding sequence ATGATTGCGTGCCGTAAATGCGATCCGCTTCTTTTTTTGCAGATGTTGGTGCTGGCCTTGGGGATGCTGCTTCCTTGGCACGCGCAGGCGGCCATGCACGATGGTTTTGTGCATGTAAGCGACCGATGCCAGAATATTATTCAGGAAATACGCTATTTTTCCTCCTACAACTTTGTGGGAGAGCGCATTAATGGATATCTTGCACCACAGGCAATCTTGACCGAACCAGCGGCGAATGCACTGTGCAAGGCCGCAGCGGCGGCGGAAGAGAAGGGCTATACCCTGAAAATTTATGACGCCTACCGCCCGCAATCAGCAGTGGATCATTTTGTACGCTGGGGCATGAACGCCGCCGACACGCGCATGAAGGCGATTTTTTACCCGCAGGTGGACAAGGCGCGGGTGTTTGATCTGGGCTATGTTGCCACGCGCTCCGGGCATTCGCGCGGCAGCACGGTAGACCTCACCCTCGTTGACAGGATGAGCGGCAAAGAGGTGGACATGGGCACCCCCTTTGATTTTTTTGGCGCGGCCTCGCACCATGGGGCCAAGGGCCTGAGCCCGCAGCAGGAGGCCAATCGGGCTGTGCTCCTGGGCCTTATGGAGAATGCCGGGTTCAAGCGCTATGAAGAAGAGTGGTGGCACTACACGCTTAAAAACGAGCCTTACACGGATACCTATTTCAATTTTGCGGTGGAATAA
- a CDS encoding ABC transporter substrate binding protein, which translates to MLFPITANAPCLVLRPQHKQGHSPCAAALWQHLTKLIIAMFILGGLFFVFCQPACANPAVKRIGYLEAGQFWLFDNTWSAFREGMGKYDDIRCEYPADAHFSPGWEPAQMRRLPEMAKQLLQRKDLDLVVGMGTAAVKALLAVNDGRLPILGMGMADPVAAGVVKSAQDSGVDNFTCRVEVDRWSSMYRVFYDVVRFHKMGIMFQNSQEGRVYAALGDAQAIASELGFSLVLYDGLSSAESTEECRKGLDELRKQGMDAFFIGPLNCFDIGGEGMAPLLQKLNQWKIPTFARDGSEYVKAGALMGFSTWNFGPSGIALAGQAHAILGGTQPRTLPMLDQSEPSIALNLATAKAIGFDFPFDVLVTADELHETISQPHSGTP; encoded by the coding sequence ATGCTCTTTCCAATTACAGCCAATGCCCCATGCCTTGTGCTGCGCCCGCAGCACAAGCAGGGGCACAGCCCTTGTGCAGCTGCACTTTGGCAGCACCTGACCAAGCTGATTATTGCCATGTTCATTCTGGGCGGCCTGTTTTTCGTCTTCTGCCAGCCCGCCTGCGCCAATCCGGCTGTAAAACGCATCGGCTATCTCGAGGCCGGGCAGTTCTGGTTGTTCGACAACACCTGGAGCGCCTTTCGCGAAGGTATGGGCAAGTATGACGACATACGATGCGAATATCCTGCCGATGCGCACTTTAGCCCCGGCTGGGAACCAGCGCAGATGCGCCGCCTGCCTGAAATGGCAAAACAGCTTCTGCAGCGCAAGGATCTTGACCTTGTGGTGGGCATGGGCACGGCGGCGGTCAAGGCCTTACTGGCGGTAAACGATGGCCGTTTGCCCATCCTGGGCATGGGCATGGCTGACCCTGTGGCTGCCGGAGTTGTCAAAAGCGCGCAGGATTCCGGCGTGGACAACTTTACCTGCCGGGTGGAAGTTGACCGCTGGTCCTCCATGTACCGCGTTTTTTACGATGTGGTGCGCTTTCACAAAATGGGCATCATGTTCCAGAACAGTCAGGAAGGCCGCGTCTATGCGGCACTTGGCGATGCCCAAGCCATTGCCTCGGAGCTGGGATTTTCCCTTGTACTCTACGATGGCCTCTCCTCTGCCGAAAGTACGGAGGAATGCCGCAAGGGGCTGGACGAACTGCGCAAACAGGGCATGGACGCCTTTTTTATCGGCCCGCTGAACTGCTTTGATATCGGCGGCGAAGGCATGGCCCCGCTGCTGCAAAAACTGAATCAGTGGAAGATTCCCACCTTTGCGCGTGATGGTTCGGAATATGTCAAAGCCGGAGCGCTCATGGGCTTTTCCACATGGAATTTCGGCCCCAGCGGCATTGCGCTGGCCGGGCAGGCCCACGCCATACTGGGCGGCACGCAGCCGCGCACATTGCCCATGCTTGACCAGTCCGAACCTTCCATTGCCCTGAACCTTGCCACCGCCAAGGCCATCGGCTTTGATTTTCCCTTTGACGTGCTGGTAACGGCGGACGAACTGCACGAAACCATCAGCCAGCCGCACTCCGGTACACCCTAA
- a CDS encoding ATP-binding cassette domain-containing protein — protein MLQLKESLFLKLLWEQAGEEGKKIAAACLGSGIMQGLAVFSVLQGLQQLSEDGLEFSTFLAFLVSLASFYFLFRYITGRSAQIALRGIMEWRMRIAAKLRGVSLLEYEKLDKNRIQSALLDGREMVVEAARMLVAASANTVMVVLSFAKMATVSIPGTLGVFLFLAMGFWIFLHLINKVHAHMGPAMQADQRFCAGLRDLYAGLLQLKMHKPRTTALFGEQIIPDLSVASEARDATEHRHALGISFFAMFNLLILGLILFIMPKILSLETSETSSLLVLCMFSLSPLISLITSVPMMAKVEMSLQELAAVESQIDAVTEPFENAGVKARWQQADPTVPSFDSIALRDVRFDYHDRNGIRLFGIAVDSFELRKGELVFIRGGNGSGKSTFMKVLAGLYAPESGEMLLNNVMLSDVDMESYRNLFTIVPTDYHLFSRPLGLNITPTQLTDVLRTLHMETKVSLLEDGTFSTLDLSAGQRKRLALACALLEKRHIYLFDEVAADFDPVFRRYFYEELLPDIIRQGGTILAISHDDRYFHVADRVLTMREGGFVEEPFGEGTQA, from the coding sequence ATGCTGCAACTGAAAGAATCGCTTTTTCTGAAACTTCTGTGGGAACAGGCCGGCGAGGAAGGCAAAAAAATTGCCGCCGCCTGCCTCGGCTCAGGCATCATGCAGGGGCTTGCCGTTTTTTCTGTGCTTCAGGGCTTGCAGCAGCTTTCTGAAGACGGGCTGGAATTCAGCACCTTTCTTGCTTTTCTGGTGAGTCTCGCCTCCTTTTATTTTCTCTTCCGCTACATCACAGGGCGCTCGGCACAGATTGCCCTGCGCGGCATCATGGAATGGCGCATGCGCATTGCCGCCAAGCTGCGCGGCGTTTCCCTACTGGAATATGAAAAACTGGACAAAAACCGTATCCAGTCCGCCCTGCTTGACGGACGCGAAATGGTGGTTGAAGCGGCCCGTATGCTGGTGGCTGCCTCGGCCAATACGGTGATGGTCGTGCTCTCTTTTGCCAAAATGGCAACTGTCTCCATACCCGGTACGCTGGGTGTTTTTCTTTTTCTTGCCATGGGGTTCTGGATTTTTCTGCACCTTATCAACAAGGTGCATGCGCACATGGGGCCAGCCATGCAAGCCGACCAGCGCTTCTGCGCGGGCCTGCGCGACCTTTACGCCGGGCTGCTGCAACTCAAGATGCACAAGCCAAGGACCACAGCACTGTTTGGCGAGCAGATCATCCCCGACCTTTCTGTGGCATCAGAAGCCCGGGACGCGACCGAACACAGGCACGCCCTTGGCATATCATTTTTCGCCATGTTCAATCTGCTGATTTTGGGGCTGATACTTTTTATCATGCCCAAGATTTTGAGCCTCGAAACGTCGGAAACTTCCTCCTTGCTCGTATTGTGCATGTTCAGCCTGAGCCCGCTCATCAGCCTGATTACCTCGGTGCCCATGATGGCAAAGGTAGAAATGAGCCTGCAGGAACTTGCAGCGGTGGAATCGCAGATAGACGCCGTGACGGAACCATTTGAAAACGCGGGAGTCAAGGCGCGCTGGCAGCAGGCCGACCCCACGGTGCCGTCTTTTGACTCCATCGCCCTGCGCGATGTGCGTTTTGACTACCATGACCGCAACGGCATACGGCTTTTCGGCATTGCGGTGGACAGCTTTGAACTGCGCAAGGGCGAACTGGTGTTTATTCGCGGCGGCAACGGGTCGGGCAAGTCCACCTTCATGAAGGTGCTGGCCGGGCTGTACGCGCCCGAGAGCGGAGAAATGCTCCTGAACAACGTCATGCTTTCCGACGTTGACATGGAATCCTACCGTAACCTCTTCACCATTGTGCCTACAGACTATCACCTTTTTTCCCGGCCCCTCGGCCTGAACATCACCCCGACCCAGCTCACGGATGTGCTGCGCACCCTGCACATGGAAACCAAGGTGAGCCTGCTCGAAGACGGCACGTTCTCCACGCTTGATCTTTCTGCCGGGCAGCGCAAACGTCTTGCCCTGGCCTGCGCGCTGCTTGAAAAGCGCCATATCTACCTGTTTGACGAAGTGGCCGCAGATTTCGACCCTGTTTTCCGCCGCTACTTTTATGAAGAACTGCTGCCCGATATCATCCGCCAGGGCGGTACAATTCTGGCCATCTCGCATGATGACCGCTACTTCCATGTGGCCGACAGAGTGCTGACCATGCGCGAAGGCGGCTTTGTGGAAGAGCCCTTTGGCGAAGGGACGCAGGCATGA
- a CDS encoding formyltransferase family protein, which yields MKVVVCAKKDLAGCVALNRLLAAIAPKHDVFVVLSDYVLDAECSNAYAASLVAHERNMVLEHILPWLEARFPEGNAALCQTYAGLQKRYGIDMEMWGPMRSPASRQAMRDLAPDVVISCRYDYVIPPEVIDMPRLGTYGMHPGALPDLQGLCSPFRAMEHGNERSGCTLFHLDAGLDTGPIVEIGWWPINYDRSLLWNFVHTYFAGIDALLRHLPELEAGRELTTHVQSSEGRKYFSYPTEDEFRRFIQKGGHIVLPEDYYEVLSWFLPGGLGDPAMPELRALVSSLES from the coding sequence GTGAAAGTTGTCGTTTGCGCCAAGAAGGATCTTGCAGGATGTGTCGCCCTTAACAGACTGCTGGCAGCCATTGCCCCCAAGCACGATGTTTTTGTGGTTCTTTCAGATTACGTGCTGGACGCGGAGTGCAGCAATGCCTACGCGGCAAGCCTTGTGGCCCACGAGCGGAACATGGTGCTTGAGCATATTCTGCCCTGGCTGGAAGCCCGCTTTCCTGAGGGCAATGCGGCGCTGTGCCAGACCTATGCGGGCCTGCAAAAACGTTACGGCATTGATATGGAGATGTGGGGACCCATGCGGTCGCCAGCCTCCCGGCAAGCCATGCGCGACCTTGCGCCAGATGTCGTTATCTCTTGCCGGTACGACTACGTTATTCCCCCGGAAGTCATAGATATGCCCCGGCTTGGCACCTATGGCATGCATCCCGGCGCGCTGCCTGATCTGCAAGGCCTGTGCAGCCCTTTTCGGGCTATGGAACATGGCAATGAGCGCTCTGGCTGTACGCTTTTCCACCTTGACGCAGGTCTGGATACCGGCCCCATAGTGGAGATCGGCTGGTGGCCCATCAACTATGACCGCTCCCTGCTGTGGAACTTTGTGCATACCTATTTTGCGGGTATAGATGCCCTGTTGCGGCACCTGCCGGAACTGGAGGCAGGGCGCGAGCTGACAACCCATGTGCAGAGCAGCGAAGGCCGAAAATACTTCAGCTATCCCACCGAAGACGAATTCCGCAGGTTTATCCAGAAGGGCGGGCATATAGTTCTGCCCGAAGATTATTACGAAGTCCTGTCGTGGTTTCTGCCCGGCGGCCTGGGTGATCCCGCCATGCCCGAACTGCGGGCGCTGGTCAGCTCGCTGGAGTCCTGA
- the selD gene encoding selenide, water dikinase SelD codes for MKLLEKARAAGUAAKLAPGALERLLRGLPSDTRPDLEARVLAGRARNEDAVVLTVPPGCALVQTVDILAPIVNDAFAFGRIAAANALSDVYAMGGQPWSAMNVAFFPQALAEDDPLHILENILRGGLDAMNEAGAVLAGGHTVQDEELKYGLAVTGIIDPSHMARNDGLKPGQTLLLTKPLGTGVLATAVKARWDGAEESEAEVTRWCSRLNSVAGGVVRDLKIAAATDITGFGLGGHALEMALASGVTVILNAEALPLMPRALEYARDGLIPAGSHLNRKYWACSSLVEDGVDEALTSLAFDAQTSGGLLLAVPPELVLQAREMLLAGGDLACVVGEVVTPRPDGIALVLR; via the coding sequence ATGAAACTGCTGGAAAAAGCCCGCGCGGCCGGTTGAGCCGCCAAGCTGGCTCCAGGGGCCCTGGAGCGACTTTTACGCGGCCTGCCGTCTGATACGCGCCCTGACCTTGAGGCCAGGGTTCTGGCTGGTCGCGCCCGGAACGAAGACGCCGTTGTGCTGACCGTTCCCCCCGGCTGCGCCCTGGTGCAGACCGTGGATATACTTGCGCCCATTGTCAACGATGCCTTTGCCTTTGGACGCATTGCCGCCGCCAACGCGCTTTCGGATGTCTACGCCATGGGCGGCCAGCCGTGGAGCGCCATGAATGTGGCCTTTTTTCCGCAGGCCCTGGCAGAGGACGACCCGCTGCATATACTGGAAAACATCCTGCGCGGCGGCCTTGACGCCATGAACGAAGCAGGGGCTGTGCTGGCTGGCGGTCACACGGTGCAGGACGAGGAACTCAAATACGGCCTGGCGGTTACGGGCATCATTGATCCCAGCCACATGGCCCGCAACGATGGCCTGAAACCGGGCCAGACCCTGCTGCTGACCAAACCGCTGGGCACTGGGGTACTGGCCACTGCGGTCAAGGCCCGATGGGATGGAGCCGAAGAAAGCGAGGCCGAGGTCACGCGCTGGTGCTCCCGCCTCAACAGCGTTGCCGGGGGCGTTGTGCGCGACCTCAAAATCGCCGCCGCCACAGACATAACAGGCTTTGGCCTTGGCGGGCACGCGCTTGAAATGGCACTGGCCTCGGGCGTTACCGTGATACTGAATGCCGAGGCACTGCCCCTCATGCCGCGCGCCCTTGAATATGCGCGCGATGGGCTTATACCCGCAGGCAGCCACCTGAACAGAAAATACTGGGCCTGTTCCTCGCTTGTGGAAGACGGCGTGGACGAAGCGCTCACAAGCCTTGCCTTTGACGCGCAGACCTCCGGCGGGCTGTTGCTCGCCGTGCCGCCAGAGCTGGTGCTGCAGGCGCGCGAAATGCTGCTGGCTGGCGGCGATCTGGCCTGCGTGGTGGGCGAGGTTGTTACGCCAAGGCCTGATGGCATAGCCCTGGTGCTGCGCTAA